One window from the genome of Kaistella carnis encodes:
- the panD gene encoding aspartate 1-decarboxylase gives MLIEIFKSKIHRVRVTESDLNYIGSITIDEDLLDASGIMVGERVYIVNVNNGERFDTYAIKGKRKSGEICLNGPAARRVQKGDVIIIIAYAQMTPEEAKVFQPKIIFPDEKTNLLT, from the coding sequence ATGTTAATTGAAATTTTTAAATCGAAAATTCACCGCGTTCGGGTGACCGAATCTGACCTGAATTATATAGGGAGCATCACCATTGATGAAGATCTGCTTGATGCCTCGGGAATCATGGTAGGCGAACGTGTTTATATTGTTAATGTAAATAACGGGGAGCGCTTCGATACGTATGCGATAAAAGGCAAAAGAAAATCAGGAGAAATATGTTTAAATGGTCCGGCTGCGAGACGTGTACAGAAAGGTGATGTCATTATCATCATTGCATACGCTCAAATGACACCCGAAGAAGCAAAAGTATTTCAGCCCAAGATCATCTTCCCCGATGAAAAAACAAATCTCCTTACTTAA
- a CDS encoding HU family DNA-binding protein produces MNKSELIDAIAKDANITKVAAKAALESFISNVSETLKKKDGKVSLVGFGTFSVAERAARQGINPATKKPIQIAAKKVAKFKAGADLASAVMEDMAPKKKK; encoded by the coding sequence ATGAACAAGTCTGAATTAATCGACGCTATTGCAAAAGACGCGAACATCACAAAAGTTGCAGCAAAGGCAGCTCTTGAATCTTTTATTTCTAATGTTTCTGAAACTTTGAAAAAGAAAGACGGTAAAGTATCACTAGTAGGATTTGGAACTTTTTCTGTAGCTGAAAGAGCTGCAAGACAAGGAATTAATCCAGCAACTAAGAAACCAATTCAAATTGCAGCGAAAAAAGTTGCTAAATTCAAAGCTGGAGCTGATCTGGCGAGCGCTGTTATGGAAGATATGGCTCCAAAGAAGAAAAAATAA
- the pdxH gene encoding pyridoxamine 5'-phosphate oxidase translates to MENLHHKRKVYDKSELLESQIKENPMEQFRDWFMEAEENAQISEANAMAISTLENDGCPRTRMVLLKAYTWEGFIFYTNYDSKKGKALVEQPKACLHFFWPNLERQIIIKANLEKLAENLSDGYFHSRPKGSQLGAAVSPQSQVIPDRNYLEEKLKNLEEEYKNTEIPRPENWGGYLAKPYEIEFWQGRPNRLHDRIIYELQEDFEWKISRLAP, encoded by the coding sequence ATGGAAAACTTACACCACAAACGAAAAGTTTACGACAAATCTGAACTTTTAGAAAGTCAGATCAAAGAAAATCCAATGGAACAGTTCCGCGACTGGTTTATGGAAGCAGAGGAAAACGCTCAGATTTCTGAAGCCAATGCCATGGCGATTTCTACTTTGGAAAATGATGGATGTCCCCGAACAAGAATGGTTCTTTTAAAAGCATACACGTGGGAAGGTTTTATTTTTTATACCAATTATGACAGTAAAAAAGGTAAGGCGCTTGTTGAGCAACCCAAAGCTTGTCTGCATTTTTTCTGGCCGAATTTAGAACGTCAGATCATCATTAAAGCAAATTTAGAGAAACTGGCAGAAAATCTAAGTGATGGTTATTTTCACTCTCGTCCGAAGGGAAGCCAATTAGGAGCCGCGGTTTCTCCGCAGAGTCAAGTTATTCCGGACCGAAATTATTTAGAAGAAAAATTGAAAAATCTGGAAGAAGAATATAAAAATACAGAAATTCCCCGACCGGAGAATTGGGGCGGTTATTTGGCGAAACCCTATGAGATTGAATTTTGGCAAGGTCGTCCAAATCGTTTACACGACCGAATCATCTACGAATTACAGGAGGATTTTGAATGGAAGATTTCTCGCCTGGCCCCATAA
- a CDS encoding YqgE/AlgH family protein, whose product MNYSYKGKILISTPDISGDIFSRSVVLIIDHNEQGAFGLILNKKNENMSSRLLEIFGFQVTVYEGGPVEKDKIFFICKGEKITEEYLDLNDEFYVTEDIENVVAAILDERLSIEQVKVFAGYSGWGIQQLDGEILRKMWTPVDVYNLDYTSPNDQSLWKNIMQNLGGEFLLWANAPEDVSMN is encoded by the coding sequence ATGAATTATTCTTACAAAGGTAAAATTTTAATTTCCACTCCGGATATTTCGGGTGACATATTTTCCCGCTCAGTGGTTCTCATTATCGATCACAACGAGCAAGGCGCGTTTGGCTTGATCCTTAACAAAAAAAATGAAAACATGTCTTCGCGCCTGCTGGAGATTTTTGGTTTCCAAGTTACAGTTTATGAAGGTGGACCGGTGGAAAAAGATAAAATTTTCTTTATCTGCAAAGGTGAAAAAATAACAGAGGAATATCTGGACCTCAATGATGAGTTTTATGTTACTGAAGACATAGAAAATGTAGTTGCCGCAATTTTGGATGAGCGACTTTCCATAGAGCAGGTGAAAGTATTTGCCGGGTATTCCGGTTGGGGAATTCAGCAGTTGGATGGAGAAATTCTACGAAAAATGTGGACGCCTGTAGATGTTTATAATCTTGATTACACTTCCCCCAATGATCAAAGTCTCTGGAAAAATATTATGCAAAATTTAGGCGGTGAATTTTTACTTTGGGCCAATGCGCCGGAAGATGTCTCGATGAATTAA
- a CDS encoding aminotransferase class IV, which translates to MELSFTSEHFLPQNRAFLYGDAIQVSFFVRNSHLIMAEECYFYLMASMRKMRMAIPLSYTLEFFQNLFEEKIRENNVTHAIIHFFVYRNTENKPLSKSGISYYFEIEEVDDVVSMQRDFEIDLIKEINVNTNLLSGIHVHCPENIYAEIYAKENDLDDVIFLNPNKRIARSIYGNLLFLEENRIKIPKTTEGAYISPLLENFVTFIHKNNLAQIQESEMIAFESQKAEEVLLMSDLKGIFAVTKIRNKSFGKGRFAEMIEKWKNSFDQN; encoded by the coding sequence TTGGAATTATCATTTACTTCTGAGCACTTTCTCCCTCAGAATCGTGCTTTTTTATATGGCGACGCCATTCAGGTTTCTTTTTTTGTGCGAAACTCACACCTCATTATGGCAGAGGAATGCTATTTTTATTTAATGGCATCGATGCGTAAGATGAGAATGGCGATTCCGCTTTCTTATACGCTGGAGTTTTTTCAGAATCTCTTTGAAGAAAAGATCCGGGAGAACAACGTAACCCATGCAATTATCCATTTTTTTGTATACCGCAATACAGAAAATAAACCTTTGTCGAAAAGTGGTATTTCTTATTATTTTGAAATCGAAGAAGTTGATGATGTTGTGAGCATGCAGCGCGATTTTGAAATAGATTTGATCAAGGAAATTAATGTAAATACCAATCTTTTAAGTGGTATTCACGTGCACTGTCCGGAAAATATTTATGCGGAGATTTACGCCAAAGAAAATGATCTGGATGATGTGATTTTCCTGAATCCAAACAAAAGGATCGCACGAAGTATTTACGGGAATTTATTGTTCCTGGAAGAGAATAGGATTAAGATTCCTAAAACCACAGAAGGTGCGTACATTTCGCCGTTGCTGGAGAATTTTGTAACCTTTATACATAAGAATAATTTAGCTCAAATTCAGGAGTCAGAAATGATTGCATTTGAATCTCAGAAAGCAGAAGAGGTTTTGCTGATGTCTGACTTAAAAGGAATTTTTGCGGTGACCAAAATCCGAAATAAATCTTTTGGAAAAGGCCGTTTCGCCGAAATGATTGAAAAGTGGAAAAATAGTTTTGACCAAAATTGA
- a CDS encoding START-like domain-containing protein, which produces MAKTKVQYEFPMHCQSEILYEYMASAEGLSEWFADDVVEKGDDFFFSWGDGPEEKATLVRYKPESFVRYRWEEDEGTKNYFEMTIVIDDITEDLALNIVDFCDAGDEEENRLYWENLIENLKLKLGAS; this is translated from the coding sequence ATGGCGAAAACGAAAGTGCAATATGAATTTCCAATGCACTGTCAGTCAGAGATTTTATACGAATATATGGCGAGCGCAGAGGGACTTTCTGAGTGGTTTGCAGACGATGTGGTAGAAAAAGGAGATGATTTCTTCTTTAGTTGGGGCGATGGACCCGAAGAGAAAGCCACGCTTGTTCGCTACAAGCCCGAAAGCTTCGTGCGTTATCGTTGGGAAGAAGATGAAGGAACGAAAAATTATTTTGAAATGACCATCGTTATTGATGATATTACGGAGGATTTGGCATTGAATATTGTAGACTTTTGCGATGCCGGTGATGAAGAAGAAAACCGTCTTTACTGGGAAAATTTAATTGAAAACTTAAAATTGAAATTGGGCGCGTCCTAA
- a CDS encoding aspartate aminotransferase family protein — translation MQHDFFKYQAQTTQFAAGFEVEKAAGSYIYGKNGQRYLDFVAGVSANTLGHSHPKIVDAIKTQAEKYLHVMVYGEYAQEMPVKLCKLLADATPEPLEVTYLVNSGAEAIDGALKLAKRYTGREEIISMTNSYHGNTHGALSVSGNEYHKREFRPLLPMVSFIEFNNQFDFSKITEKTACVLAETIQGAAGFLVPDSDYYYNLKKRCEEVGALLILDEIQPGFGRTGKLFAFEHFGMVPDILVMGKGMGGGVPVGAFMSSKEIMHSLSHSPKLGHITTFGGNPLIAAASYATLHEVLESGLMNEIQEKENLFRQLLVHPKIKKVNGKGLMLAVNLGSPDFTLQVAKKCMEKGLVVFWQLYRNEYLRISPPLTISLEEIREGCGIIIDVLNEN, via the coding sequence ATGCAACACGATTTTTTTAAATACCAAGCACAAACCACCCAATTCGCCGCAGGTTTCGAAGTAGAAAAAGCTGCAGGTTCTTATATCTATGGGAAAAATGGTCAGCGATATCTGGATTTTGTAGCCGGAGTTTCTGCCAATACTTTAGGGCATTCGCATCCGAAAATTGTAGACGCCATCAAAACGCAAGCAGAGAAATATTTGCACGTGATGGTTTACGGGGAATACGCACAGGAAATGCCAGTGAAATTATGCAAGCTTTTAGCTGATGCAACACCGGAACCTTTAGAAGTTACCTATCTTGTGAATTCAGGTGCAGAAGCGATTGATGGCGCTTTGAAATTAGCAAAACGGTATACAGGAAGAGAAGAAATCATTTCGATGACCAATTCTTACCACGGAAATACGCATGGCGCTTTGTCGGTTTCGGGCAACGAATACCACAAGCGGGAGTTTCGTCCACTCTTGCCAATGGTGAGTTTTATTGAATTTAATAATCAGTTTGATTTTTCTAAAATTACTGAAAAAACAGCCTGTGTTTTAGCTGAAACCATTCAGGGGGCAGCGGGATTTTTAGTTCCTGATTCCGACTATTATTATAATTTGAAGAAGCGTTGTGAAGAAGTTGGTGCTTTATTAATTCTGGATGAAATTCAACCCGGATTCGGACGAACAGGTAAACTGTTTGCCTTCGAACATTTCGGCATGGTTCCCGATATTCTGGTCATGGGAAAAGGCATGGGAGGCGGCGTTCCAGTAGGTGCTTTTATGAGTTCTAAAGAAATAATGCATTCGCTTTCCCATTCTCCGAAATTGGGACATATTACGACTTTTGGTGGAAACCCATTAATTGCTGCAGCTAGTTATGCCACTTTGCATGAAGTTCTGGAGAGCGGTTTGATGAATGAAATTCAGGAGAAAGAAAATTTGTTCCGACAATTATTAGTTCATCCTAAAATTAAAAAAGTAAACGGAAAAGGTTTAATGTTGGCGGTAAATCTTGGTTCACCCGATTTCACTTTACAAGTTGCAAAAAAGTGCATGGAAAAAGGGTTGGTGGTTTTCTGGCAACTGTACCGAAATGAATATTTACGTATTTCACCTCCGCTTACGATTTCATTGGAAGAGATCCGAGAAGGTTGTGGGATTATAATTGATGTTCTAAACGAGAATTAA
- a CDS encoding ATP-binding cassette domain-containing protein, translated as MLIEIKNLNKSFKNRVVLDNVNFDIPEKGIILLKGKNGTGKSTLLTIISKFIKKDSGLITYSDDRFFEKSGFLLDVNILIDDLSFEDNMQLIGSILKMEKVEVEKKIAFYQNLFSLPRKEFYKNYSLGMKRKAELTRTLINNPQYIFWDEPFNSLDQESVKIILDQILDKNKLYFIITHEDYLDEIAHEILILD; from the coding sequence ATGCTAATTGAAATTAAAAATCTTAACAAATCTTTTAAAAATAGAGTAGTTTTAGATAACGTAAATTTTGACATTCCAGAGAAAGGAATTATTCTGCTGAAAGGGAAAAATGGAACTGGGAAATCAACTTTATTAACAATCATTTCTAAATTTATTAAAAAGGATTCGGGTTTAATTACTTACAGCGATGATCGGTTTTTTGAAAAGTCTGGTTTTTTATTAGATGTCAATATCTTAATCGACGATCTTAGTTTTGAAGACAATATGCAATTGATTGGCAGTATATTAAAAATGGAAAAAGTTGAGGTTGAGAAGAAGATAGCTTTTTATCAAAACTTGTTTTCTCTACCTAGAAAAGAATTTTACAAGAACTATTCTCTAGGAATGAAAAGGAAAGCTGAACTAACACGAACGCTCATTAACAATCCACAGTACATTTTTTGGGACGAACCATTTAATTCTTTAGACCAAGAAAGTGTGAAAATTATTTTAGATCAGATCTTAGATAAAAATAAATTATATTTCATCATTACCCACGAAGATTATTTAGATGAAATCGCACACGAAATTTTAATTTTAGACTAA
- a CDS encoding OstA-like protein, whose amino-acid sequence MKKIFVLFLFISAAVFAQIPTQPQNPAVKDPFFNQTNQSQQEKVKLIHSDEFGIVKGKYDDNPFFHGNVRFSHQGSVLTADEVIFYREQNFVKAIGNVKLQNADGSIITSGEMEYDGNTQKGIARKNVLLTDPGQTIETETLYYDRLSNKAYFNTGGTIKKEGNVMFTKSATYDLNSRIIDFAGNVKIDNPEYIIEGVNIVQNQNTNTATFNGATTITNKKNPANLIYTEKGTYNMNSKEVYLKKNSRINYNGKILTGDDMYFNQITGFGTAKGNVTLRDPLEKRYMKGGYGEIYEKKDSAMMTEKPYAVKILEKDSMYFSADRILAYQKLDTVNPLKKKSFLRAYKKARMYKSNIQVRTDSLSFNETDGIMHLDGKPIAWSGEKQITGDKIEAYFDTENEFIDSLRVIGNAFAISKADSLNMKDEFNQVKGKLMTVYYEKNDVKLAKVIGNGQAITYADDQNEKTKEVERIGVSLSTCGTIEAEFEDRKVQIISCNIGANTDIYPMSLISREKRFFPDFNWNTKDRLRTWRDIFVDSPNYEEIKYESDDALYNAAQKAIDDERAKEEAKKPKRVRK is encoded by the coding sequence ATGAAAAAAATCTTCGTTTTATTTCTCTTCATCAGTGCAGCTGTTTTTGCACAGATTCCCACGCAACCACAAAATCCTGCGGTTAAAGATCCATTTTTCAATCAAACCAATCAATCTCAGCAGGAAAAAGTGAAATTAATCCATTCCGATGAATTTGGGATTGTTAAGGGAAAATATGATGACAATCCTTTTTTCCATGGAAATGTCCGGTTCTCGCACCAAGGATCAGTTCTTACTGCCGACGAGGTCATTTTTTACAGAGAGCAGAACTTTGTGAAAGCTATTGGGAATGTAAAACTTCAAAATGCCGATGGTTCGATCATAACCTCCGGAGAAATGGAGTACGACGGAAATACCCAAAAAGGAATTGCACGAAAAAATGTTTTGTTAACAGATCCGGGCCAAACCATTGAAACTGAAACTCTTTATTACGACCGGCTTTCCAACAAAGCCTATTTTAATACTGGTGGAACCATTAAAAAAGAGGGCAATGTCATGTTCACCAAATCGGCAACTTATGATTTAAACAGTAGAATTATTGATTTTGCAGGAAACGTAAAAATCGATAACCCCGAATATATCATAGAAGGAGTTAACATCGTTCAGAATCAAAATACCAATACGGCCACTTTTAACGGCGCCACCACCATTACGAATAAAAAAAATCCAGCCAATCTGATTTACACCGAAAAGGGAACCTATAATATGAATTCCAAGGAAGTGTATCTGAAGAAAAATTCCCGCATCAATTATAACGGAAAAATTCTGACCGGAGACGATATGTATTTTAACCAGATCACCGGCTTTGGTACCGCCAAAGGAAATGTAACCTTACGCGATCCTTTGGAAAAGCGATATATGAAAGGAGGTTACGGTGAGATCTATGAGAAGAAAGATTCCGCAATGATGACCGAGAAACCTTATGCAGTGAAGATTTTGGAAAAAGATTCTATGTACTTCTCTGCCGACAGAATTTTGGCCTATCAGAAGTTAGATACCGTAAATCCGCTGAAGAAAAAAAGCTTCCTCCGCGCTTACAAAAAAGCCAGGATGTATAAATCGAATATTCAGGTGAGAACAGATTCTTTAAGTTTCAATGAAACCGACGGAATTATGCACCTCGACGGTAAACCCATTGCCTGGAGCGGCGAAAAACAAATCACCGGCGACAAAATAGAAGCCTATTTCGATACCGAAAATGAGTTCATCGATTCACTTCGCGTCATTGGAAACGCTTTTGCCATAAGCAAGGCAGATTCGCTGAATATGAAAGACGAATTCAATCAGGTAAAAGGAAAGCTCATGACGGTTTACTACGAAAAAAACGATGTTAAACTTGCCAAAGTAATTGGGAATGGACAAGCCATCACCTACGCCGATGACCAGAATGAGAAAACAAAAGAAGTAGAACGTATTGGAGTTTCCCTTTCAACATGTGGTACTATAGAGGCTGAATTTGAAGACCGAAAGGTTCAGATCATTTCCTGTAATATCGGGGCGAATACCGATATTTATCCCATGAGTTTAATTTCTCGTGAGAAGCGGTTCTTCCCCGATTTCAACTGGAATACCAAAGATCGCCTCAGAACGTGGCGCGACATTTTTGTAGATTCTCCAAATTACGAAGAAATAAAATACGAATCCGACGATGCTCTCTACAATGCCGCTCAGAAAGCGATTGATGACGAACGGGCAAAAGAAGAAGCCAAAAAACCGAAGCGCGTTCGTAAATAA
- a CDS encoding Fur family transcriptional regulator, with translation MDAKQKELNISTIKEVLRQYLQEKGFRNTPERYTILEEIYNMEHHFNVDDLYLLMMQKKYHVSKATIYNTIEIFLDAGLIRKHQFGEKTLTSSSYEKSYFDKQHDHLVIYKKDSDKEIQEIIEFCDPRIQGIKDSIEEAFGVNIDSHSLYFYGTKKD, from the coding sequence ATGGACGCGAAACAGAAGGAATTGAATATTTCAACAATTAAGGAAGTTCTAAGACAATATCTTCAGGAGAAAGGTTTTAGAAATACGCCTGAACGGTATACTATTTTAGAGGAAATTTACAATATGGAACATCACTTTAATGTTGATGACCTGTATCTTTTGATGATGCAGAAAAAATACCATGTTTCCAAAGCAACCATTTATAATACCATTGAAATATTTTTAGATGCAGGTTTGATCAGAAAACATCAATTCGGAGAAAAAACCTTAACATCGTCCTCCTACGAAAAATCATATTTCGACAAACAACACGATCATTTGGTCATTTATAAGAAAGATTCCGACAAAGAAATTCAGGAAATCATAGAATTCTGCGATCCCCGAATTCAGGGAATTAAAGATTCTATAGAAGAGGCTTTTGGTGTAAATATTGATTCCCACTCTCTTTATTTTTACGGAACCAAAAAGGATTAA
- a CDS encoding KUP/HAK/KT family potassium transporter, translating to MSEVVSSHFDTKKLTAMGVLVSLGIVFGDIGTSPLYVMKAIVNARKETGNLPFTEYIEGALSCIIWTLTLQTTVKYVVIALRADNKGEGGILSLYSLVKKLKKKWLYVIAIIGASTLVADSIITPSLTVMSAVEGLKIFSPHTPVVGITLVILAIVFLVQQFGTASIGKLFGPVMVLWFLVLGGFGSIHIFDHLEILNAFNPYYAYNLITHSPSAIVIMGAVFLCTTGAEALYSDLGHCGKKNIRVSWAFVKSMLILNYLGQGAWLLDNPTSVSEGINPIFGIMPEWAILPGVILATAAAIIASQSVITGSFTMFSEAMSVNFWPNQQIDYPSGVKGQMYIPRINWGLMFLCFIVVIYFQKSEAMEAAYGLTITITMLMTTILLFFWLSRNKATRVFAVGFIAVYLCIELGFFYANVIKFFDGGWLTMVLGGFIAVCMYAWYNGRLIKAKFIKFVKLNKYIAVIKDLKLDETIPKYATNLAFLSRAKNHDEVESKIIYSIIRKQPKRADHYFILNITNQEDPYTFKYTIDEIMPGTIYRVNFLLGFKVDRRINDYFDQVLQDMMDEGTIPSRSSHPSLRGYDIPPDLKYVIIDNTYINDTLLTVKEKITLNIYNFVKYIGSDDFKAWGISSHNVTVESAPLLDQKVFTKKIKQVDFRHYDS from the coding sequence ATGTCAGAAGTTGTTTCATCCCATTTTGATACCAAGAAGCTCACGGCTATGGGAGTTTTGGTTTCTCTCGGAATTGTTTTCGGAGATATCGGAACCTCACCTTTATATGTTATGAAAGCCATCGTGAATGCCCGAAAAGAAACGGGAAATTTACCTTTCACAGAATATATTGAAGGAGCACTGTCCTGTATCATCTGGACTCTTACGCTACAAACTACCGTGAAATACGTGGTCATCGCTTTAAGGGCAGATAATAAAGGGGAAGGTGGTATTTTATCATTATACTCTCTGGTCAAAAAGCTCAAAAAGAAGTGGCTCTACGTCATTGCCATTATTGGCGCCTCAACTTTGGTTGCAGACAGTATTATCACGCCATCGCTTACCGTAATGTCAGCGGTTGAAGGGCTTAAGATATTTTCTCCCCATACTCCCGTTGTAGGGATTACGTTGGTGATTCTGGCTATTGTTTTTTTGGTTCAACAATTTGGGACCGCCTCGATCGGAAAACTGTTTGGACCTGTAATGGTGTTGTGGTTTTTGGTTTTGGGTGGCTTTGGCTCTATTCATATTTTCGATCATCTTGAGATTCTAAATGCCTTTAATCCCTATTATGCCTACAATTTAATTACCCATTCGCCGAGCGCCATTGTTATTATGGGTGCAGTATTTCTCTGTACAACAGGTGCCGAGGCGCTTTACTCTGATTTGGGTCACTGTGGCAAAAAAAATATCCGCGTGAGCTGGGCTTTTGTAAAGTCGATGCTAATTTTAAATTATTTGGGTCAAGGTGCTTGGTTATTAGATAATCCTACGAGTGTAAGTGAAGGTATTAATCCAATTTTTGGGATTATGCCGGAATGGGCAATTTTACCCGGAGTTATATTAGCAACCGCAGCGGCAATTATTGCGAGTCAGTCTGTTATTACAGGTTCTTTTACAATGTTTTCAGAAGCCATGTCGGTTAACTTTTGGCCAAATCAACAAATTGATTATCCTTCCGGAGTAAAAGGCCAAATGTATATTCCAAGAATTAACTGGGGCTTGATGTTCCTGTGTTTCATCGTTGTGATCTATTTCCAAAAGTCAGAAGCCATGGAAGCGGCGTATGGATTAACGATTACGATTACCATGTTAATGACCACTATACTGTTGTTTTTCTGGCTCAGCCGAAATAAAGCAACCCGTGTTTTCGCGGTAGGTTTTATCGCAGTGTATTTGTGTATTGAATTAGGTTTCTTCTATGCTAATGTCATCAAGTTTTTTGATGGTGGTTGGTTAACAATGGTTTTAGGCGGATTTATCGCGGTCTGTATGTATGCATGGTACAACGGAAGACTCATCAAAGCAAAGTTTATCAAGTTTGTAAAGCTCAATAAGTATATCGCAGTCATTAAAGATTTAAAACTTGATGAAACCATTCCGAAATACGCGACCAATCTCGCGTTCCTAAGCCGGGCGAAAAATCACGATGAAGTTGAATCTAAGATTATCTATTCTATTATTCGCAAGCAACCGAAAAGAGCAGATCATTATTTTATTCTGAACATCACCAATCAGGAAGATCCATATACCTTCAAATATACCATTGATGAGATTATGCCGGGTACTATTTACCGCGTAAATTTCTTACTGGGCTTTAAAGTAGACCGTAGAATTAATGATTATTTTGATCAGGTTTTACAAGATATGATGGATGAAGGAACAATTCCGAGCCGAAGCAGTCATCCATCGCTTCGTGGTTACGATATACCGCCTGATTTAAAGTACGTGATTATTGACAATACTTATATCAACGATACTTTGCTGACGGTAAAAGAAAAAATTACCCTTAATATTTACAATTTCGTGAAATATATTGGCAGCGATGATTTCAAAGCTTGGGGAATATCTTCGCATAATGTAACTGTAGAATCTGCACCGCTCTTGGATCAGAAAGTCTTTACCAAGAAAATCAAACAGGTAGATTTCCGTCATTACGATTCTTAA
- a CDS encoding pyruvate dehydrogenase complex E1 component subunit beta → MKEYTFREVIAQAMSEEMRKDESIYLMGEEVAEYNGAYKASKGMLDEFGPKRIIDTPIAELGFTGIAVGSAMNGNRPIVEYMTFNFALVGIDQIINNAAKIRQMSGGQWNCPIVFRGPTASAGQLGATHSQALESWFANCPGLKVIVPSNPYDAKGLLKSAIQDNDPVIFMESEQMYGDKMEIPEEEYYIPIGKADIKKEGSDVTLVSLGKIMKLAMQAAEDLAKEGISVEVIDLRTVRPLDYDTVLASVKKTNRLVILEEAWPFGSVASEITYMVQQKAFDFLDAPIKRITTPDAPAPYSAPLFAEWFPKLEKVKEEIKKALYIKA, encoded by the coding sequence ATGAAGGAATATACTTTTAGAGAGGTAATTGCACAGGCAATGAGCGAAGAAATGCGCAAAGATGAATCCATTTATTTAATGGGGGAAGAAGTTGCAGAGTATAATGGTGCTTACAAAGCTTCAAAAGGAATGCTTGATGAATTCGGGCCCAAAAGAATCATCGATACGCCAATTGCAGAACTTGGCTTTACAGGTATTGCCGTAGGATCTGCAATGAACGGAAACAGACCGATTGTAGAATATATGACCTTCAATTTTGCTTTGGTAGGAATTGATCAGATTATTAATAACGCCGCGAAAATTCGACAAATGAGCGGTGGTCAGTGGAACTGTCCTATCGTATTCCGCGGTCCAACTGCGTCTGCAGGTCAGTTGGGAGCAACACACTCCCAAGCGCTGGAATCCTGGTTTGCAAACTGTCCCGGTTTAAAAGTGATCGTTCCTTCAAATCCATATGATGCAAAAGGTTTATTAAAGTCTGCAATTCAAGATAATGATCCCGTAATTTTTATGGAATCTGAGCAGATGTATGGTGATAAAATGGAAATTCCTGAAGAAGAATACTATATCCCAATTGGGAAAGCCGATATTAAGAAGGAAGGTTCAGATGTAACTTTGGTTTCCTTGGGTAAAATCATGAAGTTGGCGATGCAGGCCGCTGAAGATTTGGCAAAAGAAGGAATTTCTGTCGAAGTTATTGATTTAAGAACCGTAAGACCTCTGGATTATGACACCGTTTTGGCTTCGGTAAAGAAAACAAACCGTTTGGTGATTTTAGAAGAAGCTTGGCCTTTTGGTTCTGTAGCTTCAGAAATTACCTATATGGTACAGCAAAAAGCGTTTGATTTCTTAGATGCTCCAATTAAGAGAATCACCACACCGGACGCTCCGGCACCTTATTCAGCGCCACTTTTTGCAGAGTGGTTCCCGAAATTAGAAAAGGTAAAAGAAGAAATAAAGAAAGCTTTATACATCAAAGCATAA
- a CDS encoding DUF2147 domain-containing protein, protein MKKIIFSFVALLFATLSYAQIEGKWKTIDDETGQAKSIVEITKKPNGQYYGKVTQLLIKPANANCTDCKDDRKNKPILGMEVIRDMKKDGNEFTGGTITDPKTGKTYKCNITRSGDKLNVRGYVGFSLIGRTQTWHAVK, encoded by the coding sequence ATGAAAAAAATAATTTTCTCTTTTGTTGCTTTATTATTCGCAACACTTTCTTATGCCCAAATCGAAGGTAAATGGAAAACCATCGATGATGAAACAGGACAAGCAAAATCCATCGTTGAAATTACCAAAAAACCAAACGGTCAATATTATGGTAAAGTCACTCAACTTTTGATCAAGCCTGCAAACGCAAATTGTACCGATTGTAAAGATGACAGAAAAAACAAACCCATTTTAGGAATGGAAGTCATTCGCGACATGAAAAAAGACGGTAACGAATTTACTGGCGGGACAATTACAGATCCTAAAACAGGAAAAACGTACAAATGTAATATTACCCGTTCTGGTGATAAATTGAATGTACGTGGTTACGTGGGCTTCTCTCTTATCGGTAGAACGCAGACTTGGCACGCTGTAAAATAA